Part of the Sulfolobales archaeon genome is shown below.
AGCACCTCCTGTAGATCGCTGTATTTTAGATTCTTCTTTACAAGCCTCAAAGCTGTAGTGCATATATAGCGCTCATCTTTAACAATCATTATACTGCATCCATAATAGAAACTATGTTCTAAGGATATAAACCTTTACACAGTCATGTAAAGCTATAGCAGAGCAGGAATGAATCTATGCTTATTATCCTAGAAATCACTATATATGCTATGGCACACCAGTGGTGGATATATAATGACCCTTCCTAGAGGGTATAACAATATGCCAATAAAAACATATGTAGGAGTGATTGTAGAGGTTAAGAACCACTCAGTAGAAGAGGAGGCTGATATGCAATGGCTATAGTAGGTCCGGAGCTTCTCGAGAAAAATATCGCTAACAGCCCTCTACTAGCAAAAGCTATAAGGATTTTGGAGAGTGATGAAGAGGTTCAAGAACTGCTTAGAATGAGCAATGTAATGGCTGTATCTAGGCTGAGATATAATGACCATGGCAAGACACACGCGATAATAGTATCTGGGGCGGCGTTGGAAATAGCTAATATATTATTCAAAGCAGGGCTCATGCCAACTGGGGTAAGGGATAAAACTCTGTATAGCCTTGACGAGGCCAGGCTAGTTATACTTCTCGGTGCATATCTCCACGATATAGGCAACTCTGTCCATAGAGCTAATCACGAGCTCATAGGGGCGATGCTTGCTAAGGATATACTAAACAGAATCCTCCCCGAGATACTTGGTGAAAAGGGGAGAAGGATCATAGCTATTAGGCAGGAGATAATGCATATAATCTATGCCACAGAATATGATACAAAGTGTCTAACCATAGAGGCAGGGATCGTAAAAATAGCTGATGGAACAGATATGTCGCAGGGCAGAGCTAGGGTTCCATATAAGTTGGGGAAGATGGATATGCATGCCATGTCAGCACTCTCCATAACATCAGTCGAGCTCTCAGAGGGGGTTGAAAGACCTCTAAAAATAACTATTAATATGAATGACTATGCAGGGCTTTTCCAGATAGAGCAAGTGTTAATGCCAAAAATCTTGACAAGCTCTCTCGAGAACCACGTGGAAGTATGGATTAAGGTTAGGGATAAAAGCAGCATATACTATCCAAGCAACCACTAGCTTAGATCATCTAACTGGAATTAGCTTCCACCTGCTCAGATTTATAGCTAACCGAAAACCTACTTCTAAAGCAGGTCGTGCTAGATATATCTGCCAAGCTCTTCCCCGTTTTAATAAGTGGAACACTCCCTAGAGAATTACGGGTTATGTTCTAAACTATTATTTAGCTCAGCCTCACATTTAGTCTTAATCATATTATCCCTTCATCCCTAAGGCTGCTGTTTTAGTTTCATATAGGTTTATATTGTTTGATATTAACTGTGTTAGCGTTCTTAATGCTATTAGATGCGCTGATGCTATGTACCTTTCAAACTCTTTCCTCCATAGCTCAATGCCTATAAGCTCTTCTGTTATGAATAATTATCAAGAGTGCTACTATGATCTCACTGAGTAGTTGTGAGGGGGAGGATATACTTGATGAGACTCTGTATTCGCTCGAGGAAAACAGGCTCCGAAAAGCGGGTGCGGAAGCTAGATAGGGGTAATGAGGTGAAGGGCTTAAAGCCCAATGAAACTAGGACCCCTAGCTATAAGAGGGCTGAGCTTTTGATTGTAATAGCTCTTTGAGCCTCTTATACCCTCCTCTAAGGCTATATACCTCATATCCCTGATCTCTTAGATGCCGTGCTAATGCCTCGCTAGCCTCGCCCAGCTCACATACTAAGACTATCTTTTCTTTTCTCCTAAGCATTTCATTGAGATCCTCTAAACCTCTTATAAGTCCCGAGCCCTTTCTCTTTGTTATATCTATTATTATATATCCTTCTGGTATAGTATCTATTGTAACATCTTGATATAGCTTCATAGATGATCTTACCTTCTCCTCCCAACCATCTTCATACCTGATCTCTATGGCATTTTTAGCTACATCCTCAAACAACTCTCTATCTATCTTGGAGAACTCGCTTACTAGCTCATCAGCATTTACATGGATAGGGTTGGGGCTTCCTATGAAACAGCTTTCCACAACCTTAGAGCTTAGCTCGTATAGCCCTAGATCCATTGATAGCCTCATTATATCAACCTTATCAAACCCTATTAAAGGCCTCAGGATCAGGGCATCTATACCTTTCTGAGAGGCATAGAGCGCACTAAGCCTCTGGGAAGAAGCCTCCCATACAGCCTCACCGGTTACAAGAGCCTCTGCACCAACCTCTCTCATTAGGATCTCACCTACAACATACATAGCCCTTCTGAGGGCTGGTTGCCATAGCTTCCTCCTAACCTTAGATCTTATCTCAGAAACTATGTCGGAGAAATCAACCAGCAATACCCTAGGCTCATAGCCTAAAGACCACTTCTTCATAAGAGCCTCCCCCACTTTAAGAGCTCTAATTGTATTCTCTAGAGAGCCCATAACATAGTGGAGTAGATCTGATGGAGATCCCCTCTTCATAGCCATCCAAGTCGCTACTGGGGAGTCGAAGCCACCGGAGAATAGGGAGAGAACCTTCTCCGAAGAGCCAAGGGGCAGGCCACCATATCCCCTTCGAGAGAGGAGTGATGTAGATATATATGCTAAGCCACCCCTTATCTCTACATATACCTCTATATCCGGATTCTCTAGATCAACCCCGCTTGAGCATTCGAGAAGAGCACCCCCGATAATCCTTGCAGCATCTAGGGAAGTATAGCCCGTAACACCGGATCTCCTCGCCCTAACAGCGAACTTCTTACCATTAAGAGAACCACATAGGAGATCCCTAGCCCTCCTTGCAAGTCTATCGAGATCCTTAGAGTCTTCAACAAAAACCTCTAGAACCTCCACAACCCCGAAGAATCTTGAAAGCACGTCTGAAACCTCTTTCTTAGCCTCTACATAGATCCTCCCGCCATCTACTCTTCTAATATCAACTATATCCGAAGATAACACCTTAGATATATTCCCAACTAAAATCCGCTCAAGAGCGCCTCTAAACCTACCCTTAAGAGCTATCTCGCCGGATAGTCTTAGAAGATATCTGTACAAAAGGCCCACCCTCTATATCTAGTTATGTTAGACCCTCTAACACTTAATGTGCATAGGCATTGATAAAGAAGCCGCTTCTCCTAAGTTTTGCTCTGTTTAGTTGTGGGAAGTTCCACCTCGCCCACAGAGATCTTGGTACTCTATGGGCTCATGGTGGCTGTTGAGCCCAGCAGGTGCCCCATCGCCTGGGCTGTTCCAATTAGTTATGAGGATGATAGATATAAATCCTAGCATGGCATAGAAAGACACAATCCAGAACAGAAAATAATAATTCAAAGCTTCTACCTCCCATTATAACTGAAAGCCTCTCTTCAGAGCAGTGAAAGATATGGGAAGATTTGATCTCCTTCTTGCCCTGAGGTGTGAGGCTTTTAGTTATAGTAAAATTAATATTATGTCTATGTAAAGTATATAGATATCGTGTATAGCTAGCTATTAGATATGTGGAGCATAAATAATTTTGACATTAGATTTCTAAGCTATCCGTGTTTTATATATTTCATAAGCGTTTGGCCGATGTTGCTAATTTTGAAGTCCGTTGAATCTATATAGATGTATCCCCGTTCA
Proteins encoded:
- a CDS encoding HD domain-containing protein yields the protein MAIVGPELLEKNIANSPLLAKAIRILESDEEVQELLRMSNVMAVSRLRYNDHGKTHAIIVSGAALEIANILFKAGLMPTGVRDKTLYSLDEARLVILLGAYLHDIGNSVHRANHELIGAMLAKDILNRILPEILGEKGRRIIAIRQEIMHIIYATEYDTKCLTIEAGIVKIADGTDMSQGRARVPYKLGKMDMHAMSALSITSVELSEGVERPLKITINMNDYAGLFQIEQVLMPKILTSSLENHVEVWIKVRDKSSIYYPSNH
- a CDS encoding THUMP domain-containing protein, which produces MYRYLLRLSGEIALKGRFRGALERILVGNISKVLSSDIVDIRRVDGGRIYVEAKKEVSDVLSRFFGVVEVLEVFVEDSKDLDRLARRARDLLCGSLNGKKFAVRARRSGVTGYTSLDAARIIGGALLECSSGVDLENPDIEVYVEIRGGLAYISTSLLSRRGYGGLPLGSSEKVLSLFSGGFDSPVATWMAMKRGSPSDLLHYVMGSLENTIRALKVGEALMKKWSLGYEPRVLLVDFSDIVSEIRSKVRRKLWQPALRRAMYVVGEILMREVGAEALVTGEAVWEASSQRLSALYASQKGIDALILRPLIGFDKVDIMRLSMDLGLYELSSKVVESCFIGSPNPIHVNADELVSEFSKIDRELFEDVAKNAIEIRYEDGWEEKVRSSMKLYQDVTIDTIPEGYIIIDITKRKGSGLIRGLEDLNEMLRRKEKIVLVCELGEASEALARHLRDQGYEVYSLRGGYKRLKELLQSKAQPSYS